CCCATGGCCCGCAACGCATAGATGGCGGTCTGGTTGAGCATCAGCGGTTATAACTCCTGTATGAAGAATGATTTTACATCTTATGGCTTCAAATAAGATAAGAACATCTCCTTGTCAAGATATTTTTAATTTTTTCTCCCTGGCTTGTGTGCATCTAAATAAACGCCATTCTATTGGCCTTTTCCCTTGCCCTGAACGGCCGTTTCCCATATATTTTTTCAAAAAAGATAAGGAACGCCGTCGATGCCCAAAGCCTCCCGTGAATTTCAGGTTTTTGCCAAACCAACAGGCGCTGTTTGCAACCTGGACTGCCGCTATTGTTACTACCTGAAGAAGGAACACCTTTATCCCAAGGATCAATTTTTTCGCATGCCCGACGACATCCTCGAAGCCTACATTGCCCAACACATCGAGGCGTTTCCCGGACCGGTCATCAACTTTTCCTGGCACGGCGGAGAGCCCACCCTCCTGGGACTCGACTATTTCCGTAAGATTGTTGACCTGCAGCGCAAATATCTGCCGACCAACCGGCGCATTACCAACGGCATGCAGACCAACGGGACACTCCTGAATGAGGACTGGTGCCGTTTTTTGGCGACAGAGGATTTTTCCGTGGGGCTCAGCCTGGACGGTCCGGCGGAACTGCACGATCAGTTCCGTATCACCCGGGGCCAAAAGCCCACCCATCACCTGGCGCTGCGGGGGTATGAGCGCCTGCAGCAGCACCGGATTTCCTGCGACATCCTTTGCGTGGTAAACGCCGTCAACGTCCAACATCCCCTCCGGGTATATCGATTTTTTAAACAGATCAAAGCAACCTACATCGGATTCCTGCCGCTGGTGGAACCGGGGTCGGATGACCGCGCCGGCGTCAGCACCCGCACCGTTCCGGCTGAGGCCTGGGGTAATTTTCTATGTACAATCTTCGATGAGTGGAAAAGGCTGGACATCGGGCGGGTCAAAGTGCAGATATTTGAAGAAACAGCCCGAACCGCCTTCGGCCGGGAGCATGCCCTCTGCATCTTTCGCAAGACTTGCGGAGATATCCCGGTTGTCGAACACAACGGTGATTTTTTTTCGTGTGATCACTATGTCGTTCTGGAACATCGCCTGGGAAATATAATGGAAACGCCCTTGGCGGAGCTGCTAGAAAGTTCGCGGCAGAAAGCCTTTGGCCGCGCCAAACTGGACTTGCTGCCCCTCTATTGCCGGGAATGCACGGTGCGGGAAATGTGTCATGGCGGCTGCCCCAAAGATCGCATCCTGGGGACACCGGCGGGTGAAGCCGGATTGAACTACCTGTGTTCGGGCTACAAACGTTTTTTTAACCACTGCCGGCCGTTTATCGCAGAATTGGCCGCCCAGTGGCGCAGGCAAAATCTTTCGCAGCCATTGCCTCCCGGTACAATTCAGCCTGTACCGGCAAGCCCTAAAACCGGCCGCAACGACCCCTGTCCCTGCGGCAGCGGCCGGAAGTACAAAAAATGCTGCCTGCCAAAGTAATCATCCGGTGCC
This genomic interval from Desulfobacterales bacterium contains the following:
- a CDS encoding anaerobic sulfatase maturase, whose product is MPKASREFQVFAKPTGAVCNLDCRYCYYLKKEHLYPKDQFFRMPDDILEAYIAQHIEAFPGPVINFSWHGGEPTLLGLDYFRKIVDLQRKYLPTNRRITNGMQTNGTLLNEDWCRFLATEDFSVGLSLDGPAELHDQFRITRGQKPTHHLALRGYERLQQHRISCDILCVVNAVNVQHPLRVYRFFKQIKATYIGFLPLVEPGSDDRAGVSTRTVPAEAWGNFLCTIFDEWKRLDIGRVKVQIFEETARTAFGREHALCIFRKTCGDIPVVEHNGDFFSCDHYVVLEHRLGNIMETPLAELLESSRQKAFGRAKLDLLPLYCRECTVREMCHGGCPKDRILGTPAGEAGLNYLCSGYKRFFNHCRPFIAELAAQWRRQNLSQPLPPGTIQPVPASPKTGRNDPCPCGSGRKYKKCCLPK